From one Lycium ferocissimum isolate CSIRO_LF1 chromosome 5, AGI_CSIRO_Lferr_CH_V1, whole genome shotgun sequence genomic stretch:
- the LOC132057182 gene encoding uncharacterized protein LOC132057182 translates to MNSYNTNTPNFDNLLLQSLMNRLQINPPNPPSKQSLEDLLFNTLPFDDDDDDDNNNDDSSSKFELAKEESRVEKEIIRTILTGKIDSLKPNSGQAVSIGEHHICVGFHEDTGSDYRVWEWHGHVMLFDEENGYTPEYIYGNYFERVNTKLMKKKEEEKEEQEIEKDEEEEEEEEEKSGNLGLRELIESGESNNEGRILRRNMNAGAKRV, encoded by the exons ATGAATTCCTACAACACCAACACCCCAAACTTCGACAACCTTCTTCTCCAATCCCTAATGAACCGCCTCCAAATTAACCCTCCAAATCCACCTTCCAAACAGTCCCTTGAAGATCTCCTTTTCAACACTCTCCCTTTCgacgatgacgatgatgatgataacaaCAACGACGACTCTTCCTCGAAATTCGAGCTGGCAAAAGAAGAATCTCGGGTCGAAAAAGAAATAATCCGAACAATCCTAACTGGAAAAATTGATTCCCTTAAACCCAATTCGGGTCAAGCTGTTTCAATTGGTGAACACCATATATGTGTCGGGTTTCATGAGGATACGGGTTCGGATTATCGGGTTTGGGAATGGCATGGTCATGTAATGCTTTTTGATGAGGAAAATGGGTATACACCTGAATACATTTATGGGAATTACTTTGAAAGAGTTAATACTAAGctcatgaagaagaaagaagaggaaaaggaaGAACAGGAGattgaaaaagatgaagaagaagaagaagaagaagaggagaaaagtGGGAATTTGGGGTTGAGAGAGTTGATTGAATCGGGAGAATCGAATAACGAGGGTCGGATACTTAGGAGGAATATGAATGCTGGCGCTAAAAG GGTCTAG
- the LOC132058586 gene encoding uncharacterized protein LOC132058586, producing the protein MNRAIVTGKIESLKANSGQAVSIGDHYICVGFHEDTGSDYRVWEWHGHVMLFDEENGYTPEYIYGNYFERINGKLIKNKQEQKIDNEEEEKYLILGESRVKKEIIRIILTGEIKSLKHNSGQAVPIGEHYICVGFHEDTGSDYRVWEWHGHVMLFDEENGYTPEYIYGNYFERVNGKLMKKKQEEESEKVRNLGLRELIESGESNTEGRILRRNMNAGDTRFISNHPFFIF; encoded by the exons ATGAACCGGGCAATCGTAACTGGAAAAATTGAATCCCTTAAAGCCAATTCGGGTCAAGCTGTTTCTATTGGTGACCACTACATATGTGTCGGGTTTCATGAGGATACGGGTTCCGATTATCGGGTTTGGGAGTGGCATGGTCATGTTATGCTTTTTGATGAGGAAAATGGGTATACGCCTGAGTATATATATGGGAATTACTTTGAAAGAATTAATGGTAAGCTTATCAAGAACAAACAAGAACAGAAGATTGATAATGAAGAAGAGGAGA AGTATCTTATATTAGGAGAATCCAGGGTCAAGAAGGAGATAATCCGGATAATCTTAACTGGAGAAATTAAATCCCTTAAACACAATTCGGGCCAAGCTGTTCCTATTGGTGAGCACTACATATGTGTTGGGTTTCATGAGGATACTGGTTCGGATTATCGGGTTTGGGAGTGGCACGGTCATGTAATGCTGTTTGATGAGGAAAATGGGTATACACCTGAGTACATTTATGGGAATTATTTTGAAAGAGTTAATGGtaagcttatgaagaagaaacAAGAAGAGGAGAGCGAGAAAGTTCggaatttggggttaagagAGTTGATAGAATCGGGTGAATCGAATACGGAGGGTCGGATTCTTAGGAGAAATATGAATGCTGGCGATACAAGGTTTATATCGAATCACccttttttcatcttttaa
- the LOC132057183 gene encoding soluble inorganic pyrophosphatase 4, producing the protein MVPPIETAVKASVPHKLSIPPLNERILSSMTRRSVAAHPWHDLEIGPDAPKIFNVVVEISKGSKVKYELDKKTGLIKVDRVLYSSVVYPHNYGFIPRTLCEDSDPLDVLVIMQEPILPGCFLRAKAIGLMPMIDQGEKDDKIIAVCADDPEYKHYTDINELPPHRLAEIRRFFEDYKKNENKEVAVNDFLPAAKAFEAVEHSQDLYADYIVESLRR; encoded by the exons ATGGTTCCACCGATCGAAACTGCAGTCAAGGCCTCAGTGCCCCACAAGTTATCCATTCCACCTCTTAACGAAAGAATACTTTCTTCCATGACACGGAGATCAGTTGCAGCTCATCCTTGGCATGATCTCGAGATAG GACCTGATGCCCCAAAGATTTTTAATGTG GTGGTTGAGATCAGTAAGGGGAGCAAGGTGAAGTATGAACTTGACAAAAAAACTGGACTGATCAAG GTTGACCGTGTTCTTTACTCATCAGTTGTATACCCCCACAACTACGGGTTCATCCCTCGTACACTCTGTGAGGACAGTGACCCTCTGGATGTCTTAGTCATCATGCAG GAACCTATTCTTCCTGGTTGCTTTCTTAGGGCCAAAGCAATTGGTCTTATGCCCATGATTGATCAG GGAGAAAAGGATGACAAGATAATTGCTGTATGTGCTGATGATCCCGAGTATAAGCACTACACTGATATCAATGAGTTGCCACCCCATCGTTTGGCTGAGATCCGTCGCTTCTTTGAGGATT ACAAGAAAAATGAGAACAAGGAAGTTGCTGTTAATGACTTTCTTCCAGCCGCCAAAGCCTTCGAAGCAGTCGAGCATTCCCA GGATCTATATGCGGACTACATCGTGGAGAGCCTGAGGAGATGA